The genomic window TTAAGGACGTTTATCAGAGCTTTATAGAACCGGAGGCAGACGATAAAAAACTACTGAAGCTCTCAATCGGGACTACAATAGCTATAGGTCTCCTAGCCCTTGTCGCTGCATTGACAGTTCAGGGAATAGTTGAGCTCCTTATATACTCCTACGACATCTACACTTCGGGAGTCTTTGTTCCATTGATACTGGGCATCTACTGGAAGAGGGCAACAAAAGAAGGTGCCTTGCTTGGAATGATTGCCGGAGCATTAACTGCTGTTGCAGGAATAACTGGAGTAGTGAGCTTCAGCTACTGGGAGTACATCTACGTAAGCGGAGCCCTTGTTTCAGCAGTGGTCATGGTGTTTGTTAGCCTCTTAACCTCTCCAGAGCCGCTTGATGAAGACTTCAAAAATGCCTTTTAATTTGGCTTTCTCATTTTTTCATTATTGGGACAGTTAATGGAGAAAATGTGACTGCAACAGTTTCTCTCAATATAATGTATAACCCTAGTTCCCATTAGATCGTTAGAGTTATAAGCACTTAAGTCTTTTGGTTGATTGGTGGTTGTTATGAACTTTCAGCAGGAAATCCTGATCATAAAATCCGAAATCTATCCGATAATCAGCAAACACTACCCGAAAAACACTCACAGGGAAATAATCAGCCTCTACGACCTAATAACCTTCGCAATACTAGCACACTTGCACTTTAACGGAGTTTACAAGCACGCTTACAGAGTCCTAATCGAAGAAATGAAGCTGTTCCCCAAAATCAGGTACAACAAACTAACAGAACGCTTGAACAGGCACGAAAAACTCCTGCTCCTAGCGCAGGAAGAATTATTCAAAAAACACGCCAGAGAATACGTTAGAATACTGGACTCAAAGCCCATTCAGACCAAGGAGTTGGCCAGAAAAAACAGGAAGGAGAAGAAGGGTTCTTCAGAAATCATCTCTGAAAAGCCCGCAGTTGGGTTTGTTCCCTCTAAAAAAAGTTTTACTATGGGTACAAGCTGACCTGTTACTCTGATGGAAATTTGCTGGCTTTACTGTCTGTTGATCCGGCGAATAAGCATGATGTGAGTGTTGTCAGGGAAAAGTTCTGGGTGATTGTTGAGGAGTTTTCTGGCTGTTTTCTGTTTTTGGATAAGGGTTACGTTAGTAGAGAACTTCAGGAGGAATTCCTGAAGTTTGGCGTTGTTTACACGCCGGTGAAGCGGGAGAATCAGGTTAGTAATCTGGAGGAGAAGAAGTTTTACAAGTACTTGTCTGACTTTCGCAGGAGGATTGAGACTTTGTTTTCGAAGTTTTCTGAGTTTCTTCTGAAGCCGAGCAGGAGTGTTAGTTTGAGGGGGTTGGTTGTCAGGATTTTAGGGGCGATTCTGGCCGTGAATCTGGACAGATTATACAACTTCACAGATGGTGGGAACTAGGGTAATGTATACAGTTAGGTTTGTGAAATGCATAGTAATAGATGATCATTGCAGATATATGACTACGAAAAGCTAATTTGCCAAAACCCCCAAACTAAAGATGGTGGGTATCTTGCCTTCAAAGAAGAGACAAATAAAAGGGAAAGCATTTATTAGTGATCGTTTTGAGAATTTTGAACTCCCCACAGGACTTGCAAACAACATAAAAGGTACTGTTGCCGAATTAATTGGTCAAAATTATCTGTGGAATAAATTAATACCAGAACTCAGAAAACAATATGATATTGTTCATTATTTATCTCCTCAGGTGCCATATACCAATTTTGAGAGGGACTTCTATTCTTTTCAAAGATCAAACTTTTTGAAGCGATTAAAAATAGCTAGGAAAATGTTAGTTTCTACTCTCTCAGAGTGGATATTGCCCCCTACTGTCAAGGGAGGATACTTAGTTGTGAGTGATGGATATTATCACAAGGAAGATGATGTGTTTGAGGTCGAGATATTTCTAGACTTGGATCCGAACGAGCCGATTATACGCCGTCCGGTATGGGTGAATAGGAAAGATCGCCAAGGATTTAGGGATATTGATGCTCTTATTTCAAGTGGGTATTTTATTTCTTGGGAGAACATAAACAAAACATTAACTCTTAAAAAGGCCTTAGGGGAGTTATTAGAAGGCTCACAATACATTCCTGATTGTATGCTATTATTGGGGAAGATTGAAGGTACAAAAGACTTTCATTTAATCCCTATCTTCAAGACCAAGAGAATTCATAAATTCAACATAAAACGGAGCGACCTTGAGAAGCATTATGAGCTTCCAATACTCAAAATCGAGAAGGTTTTAATTATCGAAGTTAAAGGAGGAAGTAGGAGATTCACATTTACTAATAATCAGATAAAATTAATTAAGAACATCCCCACGAACGTACCTATCGAATTCCTCATTATACACGTACCAATAGGGGATATCATTTCATTGAAAGAGGCTCAAATCCACATATACAAGATGATAAAATAATTTGTTGAGGGTTGGGAGGCCACGTTTTCATAATGAAAAAGCTAGGCCTAATGTGGTTAGCAACATCAGTGTGATGATGAGCGAAATTAGGTAAATTAGCGCTGCTGCAGCAAA from Thermococcus bergensis includes these protein-coding regions:
- a CDS encoding IS982 family transposase (programmed frameshift); this encodes MVVMNFQQEILIIKSEIYPIISKHYPKNTHREIISLYDLITFAILAHLHFNGVYKHAYRVLIEEMKLFPKIRYNKLTERLNRHEKLLLLAQEELFKKHAREYVRILDSKPIQTKELARKNRKEKKGSSEIISEKPAVGFVPSKKKFYYGYKLTCYSDGNLLALLSVDPANKHDVSVVREKFWVIVEEFSGCFLFLDKGYVSRELQEEFLKFGVVYTPVKRENQVSNLEEKKFYKYLSDFRRRIETLFSKFSEFLLKPSRSVSLRGLVVRILGAILAVNLDRLYNFTDGGN